Proteins found in one Aspergillus chevalieri M1 DNA, chromosome 2, nearly complete sequence genomic segment:
- a CDS encoding uncharacterized protein (COG:S;~EggNog:ENOG410PPVP;~InterPro:IPR027417) yields MAFFRNIFGVATHPPARGVPSSRSHPRVMEDPFRCPRTETVRELARILDDEQVVLVRGTPTSGKTTLAKLLDEYYERHDVPSVLIRSWPKDGYNLYTDILIQRARRKGHTFVTENNIDNCNIVFIIDEAQMSYHDQTLWLEFIKPQISRLHGPRICLFCSYGSPTGGATNFDAGSPVGFIGIQKRVSLTVSNIRYAPSICLFYNRAEFDDVIHRLCADIRRPLPLDDEARDYIFDLTNGHPGAVEAVIDILKRVYHSQIKHEGITVGVDHIASLLDDEESSFDLLALTGFMRCFPPRNVDTATANVLRAVLANQNVPLDRDDKGTEICYKNGWLHAEPLDIDAQTIVCIFPTKLHLKFVEYYLTGSSAPFPYQKFPSIESLAETVLRGFSLRNLASAARLGTGVAVRPVEASYQDEFYRSLQQVLGFSAKVTSEWTGDKDNRIDFRIDDPRWGIKLLRDGNRLGEHCDRFVGNGRYTPWIQSGLLQDWLVIDCRTSFPREYRVPGTKLWRAVFASDYTSVRILDASNQIVVDEFSLMS; encoded by the exons ATGGCTTTTTTCAGAAACATTTTTGGAGTGGCCACGCATCCTCCCGCTAGAGGTGTCCCGTCATCACGTTCTCACCCGCGGGTCATGG AGGATCCATTTCGGTGTCCACGGACTGAAACAGTCCGGGAACTGGCTCGCATACTCGATGATGAACAAGTAGTCCTCGTCAGGGGCACACCCACGTCGGGTAAGACGACACTCGCGAAGCTCCTTGACGAATACTATGAACGGCACGATGTTCCATCGGTCTTGATCCGATCTTGGCCGAAGGATGGATACAATCTTTATACCgacatcctcatccagcgTGCGAGACGCAAGGGCCATACTTTCGTCACAGAGAACAATATCGACAATTGCAACATCGTCTTCATTATTGATGAAGCACAAATGTCGTACCACGACCAAACTCTCTGGCTTGAGTTTATCAAGCCTCAAATCAGTCGACTTCATGGACCTAGGATATGCCTCTTTTGCTCGTACGGTAGCCCCACCGGGGGGGCAACCAACTTCGATGCTGGCAGCCCTGTCGGGTTCATCGGTATTCAAAAGCGCGTATCTCTGACGGTGTCCAACATCCGGTATGCTCCATCAATTTGTCTATTCTACAATAGAGCCGAATTTGATGACGTCATCCATCGCCTGTGTGCCGATATTCGacgccctcttcctcttgaCGATGAGGCCCGCGACTACATCTTCGATCTTACGAACGGTCACCCGGGGGCGGTAGAGGCCGTTATTGACATTTTAAAGCGA GTGTATCATTCACAAATAAAACACGAAGGGATTACCGTGGGAGTCGATCATATTGCGTCGCTTCTCGATGATGAGGAATCATCATTCGACTTATTGGCACTGACCGGGTTCATGCGATGTTTTCCGCCCCGCAATGTAGACACCGCCACGGCCAATGTTCTTCGGGCTGTTCTGGCCAATCAAAATGTCCCATTGGATCGAGATGACAAAGGGACAGAAATTTGCTATAAAAACGGGTGGCTGCATGCAGAGCCTCTTGACATTGATGCGCAGACCATAGTGTGCATATTCCCAACGAAGCTGCATCTGAA GTTTGTTGAGTACTACCTAACGGGATCCTCTGCGCCCTTCCCATACCAAAAATTCCCAAGTATTGAATCTCTCGCAGAAACTGTCTTGAGGGGATTTTCCCTTCGGAATCTCGCTTCAGCGGCACGCTTGGGTACAGGTGTCGCTGTCCGGCCCGTGGAAGCATCCTATCAAGATGAATTTTACCGCTCACTACAGCAGGTCCTGGGATTTTCGGCGAAGGTGACTAGTGAATGGACCGGGGACAAAGACAATCGTATAGATTTCAGGATCGATGACCCGAGATGGGGAATCAAACTATTGCGCGACGGCAACCGCCTCGGTGAACACTGTGACAGGTTCGTGGGAAACGGGAGATATACGCCGTGGATCCAAAGTGGATTACTCCAGGATTGGCTCGTGATTGATTGTCGGACTTCCTTTCCACGCGAATACA GAGTACCGGGGACGAAACTGTGGAGGGCGGTTTTTGCTAGTGATTATACTTCTGTTCGAATCTTGGACGCGAGCAACCAGATTGTTGTTGACGAATTCTCTCTTATGTCTTAG